The segment CCGTCTGGCGCTACAACAGCAGCAAAGCGTGGCACAGGCGCTAACGCTGGAGAAGCACAGCGGCATGTTCAGCCGCAAGCCCCACTACGAATTGCCTGCCACGCTAAATGACGAGCAGTTGACGCTCATGTTGCAACAACCGTTGATGCTGCATGATATGCAGGTCAGCCATGTGCTGATCAGTCGTGAAGCGCTGAATCAATGGCTTGTGAAAGGCGGCGAGGTGCGTGGCAAGCTCAACGGCATTGGCTTTGCGCAAACGCTCGACCTGCTGGTGGACGCACATCATTGCCTGACATTACGTGATGTCAGCCTTCAGGCAACGCGTCTGACGTTACCCGGCGTCAGCGCCAGCAATGAGCTACCGCAGGAAATCGTTGATGAATTTGACGCCCTGGATAATCAACTGCGCGCCCAGCGTACGCTGTTCAGCCAACATCAGCGCTGCCTGTTTATCAGCGATGACTGGCTGGCGCGCATTGAAACCAGCCTGCAAGATGTGGCGGAACAGATGAAACAGGCGCGTAAATGATTTCGCTGGAGACGCTGAGCACGCTGCTGTCGATCGGTGAAACAGAACTGATCGAAGAGTTAATTCTGGCGCTGCTGGCGTCGCCGCAGCTGGCGATGTTCTTTGAGAAATTCCCACGCCTTAAGCAGGCCATGATGCGCGATCTGCCGCGCTGGCGCTCCGAAATCGTCGAAGAGATGAAAACCACGGCGGTGCCGGAAGCCCTGGCGCAGGAGTTTCAGCTCTTTCAACAGGCGCAGTTGCTTAGCCAGCATGAATTCAACCAGCAATTACCCGCCATCATCAGCCAACTGAAAAACCTGCCATCACCGTTTATCGAAGAAGCCAGCAAATTGCTGTTGCATACCGACAGCGAGCAATTCAGCAACGCGCAACATACCTTGTTCCTGCAACGTTGGCGTCTCAGCCTGACGTTACAGACCCTGACGCTTAATCAGCAATTGCTGGAACAGCAGCGCGAACGTTTGATGGCCGAACTGCAACAACGCATGGCGCTAAGCGGGCAACTCGCCCCCATTCTCACCGATGACGATGAAGCGGCCGCCGGACGCTTGTGGGATATGAGCAAAGCGCCACTCCAGCATGGCGACTATGAATTGATCGTGCAGTACGGTGATTTTCTCGCTCAACAGCCCGAACTGATGAAACTGGCACAACAACTGGGACGGAGCCGCGAAGCGAAAGCGGTGCCGTCTCAGGATGCGCCACTGGAAGAATTTCACCAACTGGTGCGTGAGCCGGATAACGTGCCGGAAGAGGTTAGCGGTATCCATCAGAGCGATGATGTGCTGCGCCTACTCCCGCCTGAGCTGGCAACGCTTAGTATCAGCGAGCTGGAGCTGGAATTTTATCGCCGCCTGGTGGAAAAACGCCTGTTGACCTATCGCCTGCAAGGCGACGCCTGGCATGAAAAAGTTTCCCTGCGGCCGGTCAGTCATCAACACCATGAAGAACAGCCGCGTGGCCCGTTTATCGTCTGCGTTGATACCTCCGGTTCGATGGGCGGCTTCAATGAACGTTGCGCCAAAGCCTTTTGTCTGGCGCTGCTGAAAGTGGCGCTAGCGGATAAACGTCGCTGCTACATCATGCTGTTTGCCCATGAGGTGATCGGTTATGAGCTGACGGCGGATAACGGTATTGAGCAGGCGGTGCGCTTCCTCAGTCAGCGCTTTCGTGGCGGTACCGATTTGGCAGCCTGTCTGGCCGCCGTTGTGGCACGCATGGAAGGTAGCCTGTGGCAGGAAGCCGATGCGGTGATCGTCTCCGATTTTATCGCCCAACGCTTGCCGGAGGAGATCGTCAACGCCGTTAAACAACGCCAGCGCTATCATCAACAGCGTTTCCATGCAGTGGCGATGTCAGTTCATGGCAAACCGGGGATTCTGCGCATCTTCGATCATATCTGGCGCTTCGATACCGGACTGAAAAGCCGCCTGCTGCGCCGCTGGAAACGCTAATTCATCTGACGGAAATGCTTATTTGCTATAGTGATAAGTTACTTCGCTGAGCAAACTGGAGCATATCGTGACCACCGCCTTGCCAACACCAACCCGCACGCTGCGACTTTCCGGCCAGAATACAGAACAAAAACGCGCCGAACTGCTGGATTACTTTCTGCAAACCTGGACACTGTACGAAAGCCTGTTCGACTGCCTCGCTGATGAACGTGCCTGGTTTAATAAAGCAATTTCGCTGCGCCATCCGCTGATCTTCTATTTTGGCCACACCGCCACTTTCTATATCAATAAGCTGATGGCGGGTCGCTATCTTGATCACCGCGTTGACGATCGTATCGAAGCGATGATGGCGATCGGTGTGGATGAAATGAGCTGGGATGATCTCGACGACAGCCATTACGCCTGGCCAACGGTGGCGGAAGTGCGTGATTATCGCGGCAAAGTCAAAACCCTGGTCAGTGAGTTTATCCAGACCATGCCGCTGGAACTTCCCATCGACTGGGATAGCCCGGCGTGGGTGATCCTGATGGGTATCGAACATGAACGTATCCATCTGGAAACCTCCAGCGTATTGATGCGCCAGTTGCCGATTGAATGGGTGCAGCCACAGGCGCACTGGCCGATATGT is part of the Pantoea phytobeneficialis genome and harbors:
- the viaA gene encoding ATPase RavA stimulator ViaA codes for the protein MISLETLSTLLSIGETELIEELILALLASPQLAMFFEKFPRLKQAMMRDLPRWRSEIVEEMKTTAVPEALAQEFQLFQQAQLLSQHEFNQQLPAIISQLKNLPSPFIEEASKLLLHTDSEQFSNAQHTLFLQRWRLSLTLQTLTLNQQLLEQQRERLMAELQQRMALSGQLAPILTDDDEAAAGRLWDMSKAPLQHGDYELIVQYGDFLAQQPELMKLAQQLGRSREAKAVPSQDAPLEEFHQLVREPDNVPEEVSGIHQSDDVLRLLPPELATLSISELELEFYRRLVEKRLLTYRLQGDAWHEKVSLRPVSHQHHEEQPRGPFIVCVDTSGSMGGFNERCAKAFCLALLKVALADKRRCYIMLFAHEVIGYELTADNGIEQAVRFLSQRFRGGTDLAACLAAVVARMEGSLWQEADAVIVSDFIAQRLPEEIVNAVKQRQRYHQQRFHAVAMSVHGKPGILRIFDHIWRFDTGLKSRLLRRWKR